One Campylobacter sputorum genomic window, GCTTCTAGTAATACTTCCATACCAAGGCTAAAAGCTAGCTCTACAAGTTTTTTCAACTCTTTTTTATCAAGAGCTTTTGCAATAAGCAGTATAAAATCAGCACCATATAAGTAAGCTTGTAAAACTTGGTATTCATCTACTATAAAATCTTTTCTTAAAAGCGGTACGCTTGTGTATTTTCTTATAAGTGAGAGATACTCCAAATTTCCTTTAAAAAAATGCGGTTCAGTTAATATGGATAGTGCGTTTGCACCAGCTTTTTGATATAAACTAGCTATATTAACAGGATCAAAATCCTCTCTTATAACGCCTTTGCTAGGGCTTGCTTTTTTAACTTCACAAATTAGTCTAAACGGCTCATCATTAGTTGATTTGAGGGCTTTTTTTACATCTCGCTGAATATTTCTTACATTAAAAATAGTTCTACTTAAAATATCAAAAGGCAACTCTTTTTTTTGAATTTCTAAATCTTCTTTTGTTTTTTGTATAATCTCATCTAGTATCATTTTGCCCTCTTTTTAAGCATTCATCTATAAATTTTATATGTTCTTTTGCTTCTGGGGAGTTTATAAAATCTTCATTATTTATGATTTTAGATATAGTGTTTTTTGCGGCTTTACAATCGCCTACTTTATACTCACCCCAAGCTATAGAATCAACTATGTAAAACGATTCTGGATCAAGTTCATGGGCTTTTTTAGCTAGTTCTAATCCTTTCTTAGCATCTATATCATGATCTATTAGTAAATAACCATAATAATTATAAAAAATCGGATCATTTACTAAGTACACGGATTTTTCAAAGTTATTAATAACTTCTTTTAAAATATTTTGATTTAGTTTATTTTTATTATCTTCATACTTATAAATGGCCATTTTTGCCTGATAAATAGGTTCTTTTAAATTTTCAAATTTATGTTTTGCAAAATTATATGCATCATTAAATCTGCCAAGTTTAGCATAAAGATCTGTTAAAATATCATTTTGGGGATAATTTTTCTCAAGATATTTTACAGCCTTTTCATACTCTTTTTCTACTGCAAAAATTTGTATAATTGCCTGTAAATATCTCTCATCTAAAGAATCTTCATATAGTTTTTCATAAATTTCTATAGCTTTTTTAGAATCATTACTTTTAAGATATAGCAATCCAGCAGCTTCACAAGTCTCAATACTACAGCCATTTTTATCTATATAATCTTGTAAAATACTGATAGCTTCTTTTGTTTTGAATAAATTTTTATCTAAAACCTCAACAATTGGCATTAAATTTTTCTCACTATTTTCTAGCTCATAAGCTTTTTTTAAATATTTTAAAGAAGTTTCATAATCTTGCTCATATATATAAATCATGCTAAGCATAGAGTAATTCTTAGCATCTTTATCTTTTTTTACAAGATCAAGTAATTTTATTTTTGCTAGATCAAATCTGCCTCTTAAAAGCATATCAGAAACATCTATTCTTATAAAATCTGGGTCATTTTTTAAAACAATCCTACCTTTTTTCAAAAGCTCTGCAAAATCACTAGATTTATTTACAAAAGCTATCTTAATAGACTCTTTTAGATATATTTTTTCATTTGTTTGTTTATACAAATCAAGAAGTAAAGATTTGGCTTCATCAAAATTTCCACTGTTTTCATATAAAAATGCCTGCATTAAATTAAATCTTTGTGTATCTTTTTTGTCTAGATTAAAACAAAATGCATTTACACATAATATAAATATCAAGACAATTTTTTTACACCAATACATTCTTTCTCCAATTCATCAAAATTATTCTTAAAATGATTCCAAAAAGGAAAAGTTTTACACTGATTTGGACGAAAATCATAAATCAGGCAGTTTAAATTATCTTCATCAAAAAATATACAAGCTTTTCCATTGTTGTAATTTTTCTCTTTTAGGCTAAATTTAAAACCAACTTTTATTAAATAGTTATGTTTAAAATTATCAAAGCTAGTGTTTAAATGCTTACACAATTCAAAAATTTCATCTTTGTTTATCCATATATAGCCACTTTCTCCAATGCAGCATTTTCCTCCACACTTTTTGCAAGCACTACTATCAAAAGTAAAATCAAACTCACTCATAATCTACACTCAATAAATCAGCTTTAGCAAATATTTCTTTTGCCAAAGAGCTATAACCATCATCACAATTTACAAAAATTGGCGGTAAAATTTCACATAAACTTTTAGAATTTTTTCTCGCCTCAATCAAAACAAGCTTTGTATTTTTTGTAGCTTTTGGATGCACGAATTGTACCTTATTTGTGTTAAATTTAAGATTACGAAGCAAAAAAAATATATCATTAATTTGCTTTGCGTCATAGCAAAAAATCAAAGTTCCATTTGGTTTTAAAATCTTGAAACTTTTTTCTAAAAAATTTTGCAAATTTAAGTTAGAACTATATCTAGAAAAATTTTTGTGTAAATTTTTACTTTTTATAGCCCCGTCGTGGTAAAAAGGCGGATTTGAGACAATATAATCAAATTTAACATCTTCATTCATATCTAAAAAATTGCCACTAATGATATCTGCTTTGATATTGTTTTCATTAGCATTTTTTATAGCCATATTTATATTTGTTTGCAATATATCAATCATAGTTAAAGAAATATTACTAAAATCTCTTTTTAACAAAAGCCCTAAAATACCACATCCACAACCAACATCTAAAACATTGCCTTTTAGCTTTGTTATAAAGCTATAAAGCATTACCGTATCGCTGTTGTAGCGATATCCTTCTTTTGGCTGAAAAAGTTTCATCTATATACTTTTATAACAAAGCCTTGTTTATTTGGCTTTGTTATGACTTCATTTGCATAAGATATCCTAGAAAAATCTCCAAATTCATCTCTTATCAACCTTGCTCCAACTTCTGCTTTTTCATATCCTAAAGCGTAATTACTGATTTTATCTGCATTACTAATGCCACTATTTCGAAGTTTTTGAGATACTGCTTTTACGGAGCTTGAACTGTTTATAGGAATGACTACAAAAGAAAAATTAGAATTATATTTTTGTAAAAATTCACTTACTAAGTTTTTACACATTACACTTGGTTTATTTTTTGAGTTCAAATCCTCACATGATATAGAATCTATATTAACAGCTTTTTTAGGAGCGATTTTTGCTATACTATTTTTATCTAATGAAAGTATATCGTGCCTTAATTTTCCATTTTCTATCTCAAGTTCTTTTATACTTTGCAAACTTTTTTCATATTTTGCAATAATGTCGTTTGTTTGAGTGCTTGAAATTCTATTTATTCTTAGTTTTTCATTTTCATTTACAACATCTAAAAGAAGTTTTTCGCTGTTAAGAAGTTGATTTTTTAACTTATTTATATCAGAAAGCAGTTCTTGGTTTTTTTCTTTTAGTGCTAGACTATCTTTATCGCTTTTTATAACCTCTATTTCAAAATTACCTTTTTTTGTTTTATTTAAATTTTCAAGCTTGGCTTTTAGTTTATTGTTTTCTTTTTTCAAATCGATAGAATTTTGTTTTTCATCTTTTATATCATTTAATTTTTGCGTTAAAGTTTTTATTTTATCTTCATATTCTCTAGTTTTTAAGCCATAGTTTAAAGCTAAATTTGAGTTTAATATTTTAGCTGAATTCTCCTCTTTTAAATTCTTTATCTCATCATTTAGCTTATTTATAGTAGTATTTAAAGAATTTTGCAAAGAAGTTTTTTCATTTTGCAATGATGCAATTTTTTCATTTAGAAGTTTATAATTTTTATCAATTATATCTTTTGTAGTTTTATTGTCGTCTTTAAATTTATCCATTTTTTGATTTAAAGATAAAATTTGATTATCTTTAAGCTTAATAAGCTCTTCAAGATTTGATATAATCAAACTTTCATTTTTATCATTTATCTTTTTTAACTCATTTTGCAAATTAGATATAGTTAAATTTTGCTCTCTAAGCATACTAAGATACTTTTTTTCTAAACTTTTATCCTTTAAATTTTTATTTTCTACAAGCGTTTTAGCTAGTCTATCTTCAAGTCCTGTAATTTGATTTGTATAACTTTGCCTTTCTTCTAATGCTATTTTACCAAGATTTTTAATATCTTCTTCTTTTGATTCTAAATCTTTTATAAATTTATCTTTTTGTTTTTCAAACTCAGTTCTCAAATCAGAAAGATCTGTTTTATTTTTTTTCTCTAAATCAGCAATACTCATAGTATGCTTGCTTAAAAGATTGTTTATCTGAGTATCTTTTAAATCAACTATTTGCTTTAGATCAGATTTTTGCTTGTCGATTTCTTTTGCTTGTTTTGCTAAAAGTTCTAAATTTTGTGCATTTTTAGATTTAAGCTCTTCAAGTTGCTCTAAAAGATAACTATTTTTTTGACTAAGAGATGAGTTATTTTGTTTTTCTTTGCTTGTTATATTTGAAAGTTTTTGACTAAATTCGAGCTCTTTATCGCGTAAAATCTTTTGAGCTATTTCTATCTCATTTTTTAACTCTACTATCTTTTGCTCATAAATTTTAGAATTTTGCATACTAGAAAGCTGAACATCATTTAGCCTTTTTGTAAGTTCATCTATATTCTTGTAGTGTTGATCTTGTGCTTGTCTTAAAAGTTTTAAATTTTTATCTAAAAATTCTTTTTTTTCATTTTCTATATCTTTTTTTTGATCTCTAAGCCTTAATATCGCCTCCCAGTTTTTGTTAGCTAAATCAATATTGTCTATATATAAAAGTTTATTATGATTTCTAAGTGCTATTATTTGGGCTTTAAGTTCATCATTACTGCCTACAACTTCTCCATCATTGCTATTTATTTCAAAATTTAGTGCGTAAGAATAAGGCGTTATGTAGTCCCCATACTCAGAAAGATCGTCTTTATTTATATAGTTTTTTTGAATACTAAGCGGTAAATCGCTAAATTTAAGCTCATTTTGATTTGTTTGGATATTTTCTTTTACAGAAACTTGCGAGATTTTTGTATCGTAAAATACATAACAAATTGCCGCAAATAAGCTTGCAGCAAGTAAAGTTAAAAAAGTTAACAAAAACCTCACAAAAAGTCTCCCAAATAAACTATATTTTAGATTTTATATGACTTATAATATTATGAGCATGATTTAATGCAAATACTATAGAGCCACCATTTTTAGTAACTATATCACCGCCAACATAAAGACCTGGTATATTTGTCATTAAATTCTCATCTACTATTGGTTGAGAATTCTCATTTACTTTAATTGAACATCTTTGTAAAAAATCTATTGGAGTTGAGCCACCTATCGCATAAATAATCCTATCATAAATTTCATATGATCCATCGCTAAATTTGACTTTTATTTTGTTATTTTCATTTTCTAGTTCAGTTATATCAATGCCTAGTTTTAAATTTAATTTATTTTGCTCTGCTAAATCAAGAAGTTCTCTTTCATTGATATCATTAAGTCTTGTAAATGTAATTTTTCTATAACAAAGTGTAACAATATTTGCTTTACTAAGCTCTATTGCATACTCAGCTGCCGAATTACCGCCACCTACAACCATAATCTTTTCATCATTAGAACAAGAATTTAAATTAAAATTTACAACTGAATTTAAAGAAGTCGGGATTTTGTAATCAGGCTTATTTGGTCTGCCCATTTTACCGATTGCTACAACAACATTTTTAGCCTCATAAATAGTGCTTGGCGTTGCAACATGAAAAATATCTTCAATTTTTTGAACTTTTTCAACTTCTATATTAAAAACTGTATCTACTTTTTCTTCTTCAAGAAGTTTATCAAAATAATCCAAAACATCTTCTTTTATAGATGTTTCAAAAGGAACATTTCCAACAACAACTGAAGGCATATTTTTATACTCTTTGTCTACTCTTTTATTGTCTTTATAAAATTTTCTAATTGTTTGAGAGTGGTTATCGCCTTTTTCTAAAAGTAAAACATTTTCAAATCCCATCTTTTTTGACTCAACAACTGAAGCTATTCCACAAGGACCTCCGCCAATTACAACAACATCATAAATATTTTTCAAATTTACTCTCCAAAATATTAAGTTTTAAATGCTAAAATATACCAATTTTTTAGTTTAAATTTGATTAAAAGAGAAAATATTATGATAGATACAATCAAAAAAGCAAGACAAACATCAAAAACACTACTTGAATTAAACCCGCAAACAAAGAAAAATATCATACTTGATATGAGCGAGGAAATATCAAAATCCAAAAAAGATATATTAAGTGCAAATAAAATAGATATGCAAAACGCAATTTCACTTAGCAAAGCTATGCAAGATAGATTAATGTTGGATGAAAAACGGATAAACGATATAGCAAATTCGCTAAAAATAGTAGCAAATTTACAAGATCCAATAGGTAATGTTTTAAGTGGTTGGATAAATTATGCTGGTTTAAAAATAAACAAAGTTTCTATACCTATTGGCGTAATTGGTATAATTTATGAATCGCGTCCAAATGTTACTGCCGAAGTTGCATCTTTGTGTCTAAAAAGCTCAAATGTTTGCCTATTAAAAGGCGGAAAAGAGGCACTGAATTCAAATTTAGCAATCATAAAAGCACTACATAAATCTTTAGAAAAATTTAATATCCCTACAAAATGCATTAGCTATCTTAATATCTCAAGACAAGATGTTAAAAAATTTTTAAAAATGGATAAATACATAGATCTTATCATACCAAGAGGTGGAGAAAATTTGGTAAAAATGGTAAGCAATACATCAAAAATACCAGTTATAAAACACGACAAAGGACTTTGTCATGCTTATGTAGATGAATTTGCTGATTTAAAAAAAGCTTTAGATATATGCGTAAATGCAAAATTTTCAAAACCATCGGCTTGTAATAGCATCGAGACAATACTAATCCATAAAAATATAGCTGATAAATTTTTGCCTATGTTAAAAACTAAATTTGATGAGCTAAAAATACATATAAAGGGTTGTAAACAAACTGCTAAATTTATAAATTGCGAAAAAGCTACAAACAAGGACTTCGATACAGAATATTTAGACTACGCAGTAAATTTAAAAGTTGTTTCAAGCATAGATGAAGCTATAACTCATATAGAAAAATTTAGCTCATCTCATTCTGAAGTTATAATATCTAAAAACGAAGAAAATATACAAAAATTTTTAAATTTAATTGATAGTGCTTGTGTGTATGTAAACGCATCAACGAGATTTAGCGATGGAGGTGAGTTTGGATTTGGAGCAGAAATTGGAATTAGCACAAATAAACTTCACGCAAGAGGTCCAATGGGACTAAATGAACTAACTACATACAAATATCAGGTATTAGGAAATGGGCAAGTAAGATAGAGCAAAAAATACAATAATATATAAAAATTATTGTATTTTTGATTTTAAATTTTATTTATTTTATATCATCGCTTTTGGGATACATTATCCTTACTTGATAATTTATGGCCTTTGTAGATGGCGAAACTCCTCTTATAACTAAATTTTTCATAGGGGTTACATTTATAATTTCCCATTTAGACATAAGAGTATCTACCAAAAAATTATCTTTATCAAACCAGTCTATTTTATAAGCAATTTTTATGCTTTTATCTGCTGTATTTACAAAAACAGCTTCAATTTCTGTTAATCCATCTTCTCTGAGCTTATGTGCTGTATTTATAAGTTTAAAATCATCATAAAAATTATCAGATAATACTACTATTTTATTTTCCAAAAGCTCTTTTTGAGTATCTGTAAAAAAGCTACATCCACAAAATAAAAGTGATATTAAAAGTGTAAAAATAATCTTTTTCATTTTTATCCTTGTTAATTATGTATAAAAAAGAGTTACATTTTAAATTAAAATATAAAAAAACATCGATAATAAATTTAGAACTTATTATCGATAATAATCAGCATATTTTCTAACGCTTTTTAACTTTTTTATATCGTTTGCCAAAGAGTCTTTTTTAAAATTTATTAAATTTAAAGCCTCTTTTGTAAGACTAAGAGCAGACAACATATCATCAACTGTCTTAAAATTTGATGGCATACTGTCTATAAGAAGTAAAATTTTTTCACTATCTTTATTTGCTATGGCAATTTTAAAATTATCAAGCCAATTCATCTTCTTTAGTAACTTCCTTCCACGCTTCTAAAAGCTCTTTTACAACATGAATTACTTCATCAAGATTAGCTTTTTCATTTGTTAAATTTGCTTGTGTAAGAAGTTGAATCTCTCTTGTATAAAGACCAGCTAAATAATGTGCAACATCGCCTTGATTATAATCAAGTGAATTTATAAGCTCAAAAAATATCGCATTTGCTCTATTTATATTATAAACTTTTGCTTCTATATCATCATCCTCTATAGCTTTTTTTGTCCTATAAACAAATTTAAGTATCCCCTCATAAAGCATTTCTATTAATTTTTTTGGAGATTCTATTCCTACGCTATTTTGCATATAAGCAGAATATGCTAAATTATTTTGCATTTTACTTTCCTTTTTATTTATTTGCAAGTTCTGCATCTATCATACTTTGAAGTGCTGAAAACTGTCTGTTTAATTTACCTATAATGGCATCATATTGAGCAAATTGCATTTCCATTCTCTCATATCTTTCATCTATCTTTTTTTGCGTATCAAGTCTTTCATCGCTAAGTCTTTCGTTGTCTTTAGTTAAAGAATCCGAAAGCTTTGTTATCGTTCCTTCTTGACCAACCATGCCATTTAGCGTATCTGTTAATTTGGCAAATACACCTTTGTTTTCACTAGAAGTAGCATGTATGCTTACTTTTTCTAATCCCAAAGCTTTAAGCACATCATCTCTACCAGTTATTTCTATAGAACCACCATCTTGCCTTGTTAAATTAACGCCAGTTTTAGTAGCATTTAATTCAGCTTTTAAGCCTTTTATATCAGCTTTATTGATAGCGTCTAAAAGAGCAAGAGCATTTTGTTCTTTTGTATTAGCGGCATCTGTTTTAAATAAAATTTCTTTATCGCCTATCTTTAAAGCTCCGCTAGAAACATAAATAGCACCGCCTGATATATCTTTTGAACTATAAGATATTTTAGAATGGCTCATATCTCCTACGAAAAATTTCTCAACATAGTCAAAATCCTCTTCTGCCATTTTATTAAATTTTGATTTATCAAATTTCAAAAGACCATCTTCACTCAAACTTATACCAAAGTCAGACACTGTATTTAGTGCATTATAGATATTTTTTATCTCATTGCCATTTTTATCTTGTGAAATTTCTGTAACACTTCTACCGGTATTTACAGCTTCAAATAAAACTTTGTTAATACTTGATTTTATAGTAGTAATCTCATTCATACCTTGCAAAACACCGCCCATTCCAGTTTGTTCATTATAATCAGTAGAGGCGCTAAGATTATTCATAAGTTCATTATATGATTTTACAAGATTTTCTATCTCACTAATTATATTTTCAGTATCGTTATTTATACTAACACTAGTTTTCCCAGTCTCTTTTAAAGTAATTTCAACACCTGCTGTAATATCATCAAATTTATTACTTTGTCTTGACATATTAACACCATTATATGTAAATTCAGCATTTTGTGCTTTTTGTATATGGTTTGCTTCAAGCTGTGTTATTTGAACTTTATTACCAGAGCTATCAAGAATTGGCTGAGAGTTTTCATCGAGTTTATCCACCATCTCATTTCCAAGACCAAGAGCAGAAAGTATTTTTAAAGAATTTGGATCATCTATTTCGCTTCCATTTGTATCTTTAGTTTTTGTAGCACTAAATGATAAAGCATTATCTAATCCAGAATCTTTTGATTGTATTATAAGCTGAGACTTGCCCTCTCCTACATTTAAAATTTTGGCACTCACAGCACCATTTGTTGCTCTATTTATCTCATTAGCTAAATCTTCATAAGTATCTGATTGTTTTATATTTATTTTAAATTCTTTTTTATTACTACCGCTTCCTAAAGTTATAGTAAAATTACCATCATCAAAAAGCTTTCCACCAGCAGAAACTATGTCATTTTCGCTTCCAAATTTAGAAGTTTGATAAACATCATTTTGAGCTAACTGTTTTACATCTAAATTAAAATCATGCAAATTAACACCAGAAGAAACATTTACATTAGCACTATCCCCATTAACACTTGCTTTTCTTTTAAGGTATGTTGTCTCATTTCCTAGGGCTGATACTGATGTTTTCAAAGATGACAAGAATGTAGAAATAGTTGTTATATCTTTTTGTTTAGTGGTATTATCTGTGATATTTTTACCAATAGGATCTATTTGCGCTTTTACATCAGCAGCTTTTAGCTTGTCGATTATATCTCCTGTTAAAACCTGACTTCCTATTCCGAGTGATTTTATGGCTGGCATAATTTATCCTTTCTTATCCATTAACAAACCTATAATTTCTTTAAAATGTTCGCTTAGTTTCATCATACTTTCTGTAGGAATTTTTCTTATAACTTCTCCAGTATTTTTTTCTAAAACATTTACATAAAGAGAACTTATCTCCTCATTATAGGCAAATCTTATATTTGTCTGCAAAGACTCCATCTGTTTATTTAATCGATCTGCAATCTTATTTATCTCTTCATTTGATAAAGACCTTTTTTGATTTAACTCTTCATTACTACTACTCAAATTAGATTTTTCAAATAACGCTGATTTTGTACTATTTTGAGTTTGAGATAAAGAAATAAAACTATCCATTTGTCTTGAAGCTACATCATATATCTCCATAATTTTCTCCTTAAAATTATTTTCTTTGGTGAGTATATCGACAAAAAGTATAATTTATTTAGTTTGGCATACTAAATTTTATTTTTTTAGTTAAAATAAGAAAATATTTTGGAGGGAGTTATGAAAATATCTTTTGAATGTGAATGTATTTTGCTGCAAAAATCAATGATGTTATTTCTTGGTAAATTTGCCTCTAGAAGAAAAGATTGTGATTTTATAATAAGCGACAAAAAACTAGATACAAATAAACCAGTTTTTATTATAGGCGAAAACTCACCATATCTTAAATTTCCTTTTAATAAACAAGAGTTAGTTTATACAATAGAAGATTTTTACTCTGCTATGCAAATAAAACATCGCGAAAATATAGAGTATATTTCAAGTAGTTTTGAAGATAAACTAAATAATTTGCTTAATAAATTTAAAATAGACTTAACAGAACTGATAAAAAATGAACTCAAAAAATAAACTTTTTACAACTATATCAAGTGGCAAATTTAAAGGAAAAAAACTACTTCTTCCAAGCTTAAAAACCACAAGAAGCACTAAGAACATACTAAAAGGCTCTTTTTTTGACACTATTAGAAATGAACTTCATGGCAAAGTTTTTGTAGAGTGTTTTGGAGGAAGTGCTTTAATGGCAATAGAAGCTTATAGTAACTATGCGAAAATTTGTGTAGCCATAGAAAAAGACAAATCTGCTTTTGAGATAACAAAATCAAATATGAAAAGTATAGATGAAAAAAATCTAATACCAATCAATGGAGATTGCTTTATTGAACTTCCAAAGATAATAGCAAATATAAAAGATGAGATTATATTATACATAGATCCACCTTTTAATATAAGGGATGGATTTGAAGAAATTTATGATAATATTTTTAATATGATAAAAAATGTCAAAAACGATAAAATTTATCTTATAGCCATAGAACACATTAGCACTTTAAAAATGCCAGATATTTTAGGTAAATTTAAATTAGACAAAACTCGTAAATTTGGAAAAAGCTCACTTAGTTACTACATTTAAAAAATTTAATATTTGGAACACTTATTGCTTCATATTTCTAAATTTCATTTATTTTAAGGATATTATGATGAGGTTTATGAAATATATGTTTATAGCTTTTTTTGCTTGTAATTTCTTAAATGCAGCAAAAATAAGTGATATAGCAAATGTTGTAGGAGTAAGAGAAAATCAACTCATAGGATATGGTTTGGTTGTAGGTTTAAAAGGCACTGGAGATGGCACTACTTCTGAATTTACGCTTCAGTCTATATCAAATATGCTTCAAACAGTTGGCATGAAAATAAATCAAGATGATATAAAATCAAAAAACACAGCAGCTGTTATGGTTACAGCCTCACTTCCGGCTTTTGCTAGGCAAGGAGATAAAATAAACATAGTTATATCTTCTCTTGGTGATGCTAAAAGTTTGCAAGGCGGAACACTGCTTATGACGGCATTAAAAGGTGTTGATGGGGATATCTACGCTATAGCACAAGGTTCTGTAAGTATAGGCGGGAAAAATGAAGGAACTGGCAATAACGCAGCTGGAAATCATCCTACAGTTGCTGTAGTTTCGCAAGGTGCTTTAGTAGAAAAAGAAGTTTTATATGACATATATAATCAAAACTTTGCAGATCTTAGTCTAAAAACTACAAATTTCAATAGTGCAACAACTGTTCAAAATGTCATAAACAGGATTTATGGGGAAGTAGCTGTTGCAACAGATCCAAGAACAATAAGATTGATGAAGCCAGAAGGTGCTAGCATGGTTGATTTTTTATCTCAAATTTTACAAACCGAAGTCGATTATAAGCCACAAGAAAAAATAGTAATAAATGAAAGAACAGGAACCATAGTAAGTGGAGTAAATATAACAGTTGATCCTGTTGTTATATCTCATGGAGGCATAACTTTAAAGATAGAACCACAAAGCTACAATCTAGCACC contains:
- the trpC gene encoding indole-3-glycerol phosphate synthase TrpC, giving the protein MILDEIIQKTKEDLEIQKKELPFDILSRTIFNVRNIQRDVKKALKSTNDEPFRLICEVKKASPSKGVIREDFDPVNIASLYQKAGANALSILTEPHFFKGNLEYLSLIRKYTSVPLLRKDFIVDEYQVLQAYLYGADFILLIAKALDKKELKKLVELAFSLGMEVLLEAHDKEDIKKAIFSGVNIIGINHRDLQTFDMHMDLCEKLIPMIPNGKIIVAESGLSYREQLVNLNKIGVDAFLIGEYFMRQDDIAKAIKYMKG
- a CDS encoding tetratricopeptide repeat protein, with the translated sequence MYWCKKIVLIFILCVNAFCFNLDKKDTQRFNLMQAFLYENSGNFDEAKSLLLDLYKQTNEKIYLKESIKIAFVNKSSDFAELLKKGRIVLKNDPDFIRIDVSDMLLRGRFDLAKIKLLDLVKKDKDAKNYSMLSMIYIYEQDYETSLKYLKKAYELENSEKNLMPIVEVLDKNLFKTKEAISILQDYIDKNGCSIETCEAAGLLYLKSNDSKKAIEIYEKLYEDSLDERYLQAIIQIFAVEKEYEKAVKYLEKNYPQNDILTDLYAKLGRFNDAYNFAKHKFENLKEPIYQAKMAIYKYEDNKNKLNQNILKEVINNFEKSVYLVNDPIFYNYYGYLLIDHDIDAKKGLELAKKAHELDPESFYIVDSIAWGEYKVGDCKAAKNTISKIINNEDFINSPEAKEHIKFIDECLKRGQNDTR
- a CDS encoding YkgJ family cysteine cluster protein, translated to MSEFDFTFDSSACKKCGGKCCIGESGYIWINKDEIFELCKHLNTSFDNFKHNYLIKVGFKFSLKEKNYNNGKACIFFDEDNLNCLIYDFRPNQCKTFPFWNHFKNNFDELEKECIGVKKLS
- a CDS encoding tRNA1(Val) (adenine(37)-N6)-methyltransferase, yielding MKLFQPKEGYRYNSDTVMLYSFITKLKGNVLDVGCGCGILGLLLKRDFSNISLTMIDILQTNINMAIKNANENNIKADIISGNFLDMNEDVKFDYIVSNPPFYHDGAIKSKNLHKNFSRYSSNLNLQNFLEKSFKILKPNGTLIFCYDAKQINDIFFLLRNLKFNTNKVQFVHPKATKNTKLVLIEARKNSKSLCEILPPIFVNCDDGYSSLAKEIFAKADLLSVDYE
- a CDS encoding NAD(P)-binding domain-containing protein; amino-acid sequence: MKNIYDVVVIGGGPCGIASVVESKKMGFENVLLLEKGDNHSQTIRKFYKDNKRVDKEYKNMPSVVVGNVPFETSIKEDVLDYFDKLLEEEKVDTVFNIEVEKVQKIEDIFHVATPSTIYEAKNVVVAIGKMGRPNKPDYKIPTSLNSVVNFNLNSCSNDEKIMVVGGGNSAAEYAIELSKANIVTLCYRKITFTRLNDINERELLDLAEQNKLNLKLGIDITELENENNKIKVKFSDGSYEIYDRIIYAIGGSTPIDFLQRCSIKVNENSQPIVDENLMTNIPGLYVGGDIVTKNGGSIVFALNHAHNIISHIKSKI
- a CDS encoding glutamate-5-semialdehyde dehydrogenase, which codes for MIDTIKKARQTSKTLLELNPQTKKNIILDMSEEISKSKKDILSANKIDMQNAISLSKAMQDRLMLDEKRINDIANSLKIVANLQDPIGNVLSGWINYAGLKINKVSIPIGVIGIIYESRPNVTAEVASLCLKSSNVCLLKGGKEALNSNLAIIKALHKSLEKFNIPTKCISYLNISRQDVKKFLKMDKYIDLIIPRGGENLVKMVSNTSKIPVIKHDKGLCHAYVDEFADLKKALDICVNAKFSKPSACNSIETILIHKNIADKFLPMLKTKFDELKIHIKGCKQTAKFINCEKATNKDFDTEYLDYAVNLKVVSSIDEAITHIEKFSSSHSEVIISKNEENIQKFLNLIDSACVYVNASTRFSDGGEFGFGAEIGISTNKLHARGPMGLNELTTYKYQVLGNGQVR
- a CDS encoding DUF1425 domain-containing protein, with translation MKKIIFTLLISLLFCGCSFFTDTQKELLENKIVVLSDNFYDDFKLINTAHKLREDGLTEIEAVFVNTADKSIKIAYKIDWFDKDNFLVDTLMSKWEIINVTPMKNLVIRGVSPSTKAINYQVRIMYPKSDDIK
- the fliS gene encoding flagellar export chaperone FliS translates to MQNNLAYSAYMQNSVGIESPKKLIEMLYEGILKFVYRTKKAIEDDDIEAKVYNINRANAIFFELINSLDYNQGDVAHYLAGLYTREIQLLTQANLTNEKANLDEVIHVVKELLEAWKEVTKEDELA
- the fliD gene encoding flagellar filament capping protein FliD; translation: MPAIKSLGIGSQVLTGDIIDKLKAADVKAQIDPIGKNITDNTTKQKDITTISTFLSSLKTSVSALGNETTYLKRKASVNGDSANVNVSSGVNLHDFNLDVKQLAQNDVYQTSKFGSENDIVSAGGKLFDDGNFTITLGSGSNKKEFKINIKQSDTYEDLANEINRATNGAVSAKILNVGEGKSQLIIQSKDSGLDNALSFSATKTKDTNGSEIDDPNSLKILSALGLGNEMVDKLDENSQPILDSSGNKVQITQLEANHIQKAQNAEFTYNGVNMSRQSNKFDDITAGVEITLKETGKTSVSINNDTENIISEIENLVKSYNELMNNLSASTDYNEQTGMGGVLQGMNEITTIKSSINKVLFEAVNTGRSVTEISQDKNGNEIKNIYNALNTVSDFGISLSEDGLLKFDKSKFNKMAEEDFDYVEKFFVGDMSHSKISYSSKDISGGAIYVSSGALKIGDKEILFKTDAANTKEQNALALLDAINKADIKGLKAELNATKTGVNLTRQDGGSIEITGRDDVLKALGLEKVSIHATSSENKGVFAKLTDTLNGMVGQEGTITKLSDSLTKDNERLSDERLDTQKKIDERYERMEMQFAQYDAIIGKLNRQFSALQSMIDAELANK
- a CDS encoding flagellar protein FlaG, encoding MEIYDVASRQMDSFISLSQTQNSTKSALFEKSNLSSSNEELNQKRSLSNEEINKIADRLNKQMESLQTNIRFAYNEEISSLYVNVLEKNTGEVIRKIPTESMMKLSEHFKEIIGLLMDKKG